Within Winogradskyella helgolandensis, the genomic segment TTTAATGTAGATTCAGCTGCAGTTTCTGTTGTTGGTGGAGATTTTCCGCAGGAATATTTAGATCTTCTAAAAAACAGAAACGTTGATATTGAAGGTATAGAAATCGTGAAAGATGGTAAAACGTTCTTCTGGAGTGGAAAATACCATAACGATATGAACTCTCGCGACACGTTAGTTACAGAGTTAAATGTATTAGAACATTTTAATCCAGTTGTACCAGAAAATTATAAAGATGCAGACGTTGTGATGTTAGGTAATTTACATCCTGCAGTACAACAAGGTGTGCTAAACCAAATGACTAAAAAACCAAAATTAGCCATTTTAGACACCATGAATTTTTGGATGGATATTGCTCTAGACGATTTACTTTCTGTAATTAAAAACGTAGATGTTATTACTATTAATGACGAAGAAGCTAGACAATTATCTGGTGAGTACTCTTTAGTGGTTGCCGCAAGAAAGATTCATGAAATGGGACCAAAATATGTGGTCATTAAAAAAGGAGAACATGGAGCATTGTTGTTTCATAATGGTAATGTATTCTATGCTCCTGCTCTTCCGTTAGAAGAAGTCTTTGATCCCACTGGTGCAGGTGATACCTTTGCTGGTGGGTTTGCTGGTTATTTAGCAAAAACAGGCGATTTTTCTTTTGAAAACATGAAAACAGCCGTCATCTACGGCTCAACATTGGCCTCCTTTTGTGTTGAGAAATTTGGGACAGAGCGCATGCAAAATTTAACAGATAAAGAAATTTATAAACGATTAGACCAGTTTAAGAGTCTAACCCAATTTGATATCGAATTAACATAAACTAACGCGCTCAGAAATTGAGCGCGTTTTTTATTTCATTTTATAAAATTAATAGCGGAAAATTAATTATGAGTGATGCTTTAAAACATGAGTGTGGAATTGCACTTATTAGACTTTTAAAACCATTAGAATACTATAAAGAAAAGTACGGCAGTGCATTTTATGGTGTTAATAAAATGTATTTAATGATGGAAAAACAGCATAACCGTGGACAAGACGGAGCTGGTTTTGCAAGTATTAAATTAGACGTAAAGCCTGGTGAACGTTACATCAGTCGTGTGCGATCTATTGCACAGCAACCTATACAAGATATTTTCGCTCAGATTAATGAACGCATTAATGATGAGCTAACTAAAAATCCGGAATACCAAGACGATGTGGATCTACAAAAAAAGAACATTCCCTATATAGGTGAAGTTTTATTAGGTCATGTGCGTTATGGCACCTTTGGGAAAAACAGTGTAGAAAGTGTTCATCCGTTTTTAAGACAAAACAATTGGATGCACAGAAACCTTATTGTTGCTGGTAATTTCAATATGACCAATGTTAATGAATTATTCGATAATCTTATTGAAATCGGTCAACACCCAAAGGAAAAAGCTGACACCATTACTGTAATGGAAAAAATAGGGCATTTCTTAGATGATGCCGTTTCAAAAATTTATAAAGACCTTAAAAAAGAAGGTTATAATAAAAGTGAATGTTCTCCTCTAATTGCAGAACGTTTAAAAGTTGGTAAAATATTAAAGCATGCTGCCAAAAATTGGGATGGAGGTTATGCTATGGCAGGTTTATTAGGCCATGGAGACTCATTTGTATTAAGAGATCCTTCAGGTATAAGACCAGCTTACTATTATAAAGATGATGAGATTGTTGTGGTAGCCTCAGAACGCCCTGTAATTCAAACCGTTTTTAACGTGCCTTTTGATGATGTAAAGGAACTAGAACCTGGACATGCTATCATTACCAAGAAATCTGGTGAAACAAAAATCAAAAAAATATTAGAACCTTTAGAGCGAAAAGCGTGTTCTTTTGAACGTGTTTATTTTTCGCGTGGTAGTGATGCAGAAATATACCAAGAGCGTAAAATGCTTGGTCGTTTATTAATGCCTAAAGTACTTGAAGCTATTAATAATGACACTAAAAATAGTGTGTTCTCCTATATTCCTAATACGGCGGAAACTTCGTTTTACGGTATGATAGAAACAGTTGAAGATCATCTCAACGAAAAGAAAACAGAATCCATACTTAAAGGAGGTGGTAAACTATCAGCAGAGACGGTTACGGAAATTCTATCTGAACGTCCAAGAATTGAAAAAATAGCCATTAAAGATGTAAAACTAAGAACCTTTATTACCGAAGATAGCAGTAGAGATGATTTAGTTGCACACGTCTACGATGTTACTTATGGTGTTATAAAGCCAACTGACAACTTAGTTATCATTGATGATAGTATTGTTAGAGGTACAACGCTCAAAAAGAGTATTATTAAAATGATGGACCGATTAAACCCTAAAAAAATTGTTGTGGTTTCTTCTGCTCCTCAAATACGCTATATTGATTGTTATGGCATAGACATGGCCAACCTTGAAACACTTATTGCTTTTAAAGCTGCTTTAGCATTATTAAAAGAAAATAACCAATATCATATTGTAGAAGAGATTTATAATAAGTGTATAGCGCAAGTCGAAAAGAAGGATAAGAATATCGTTAATTATGTAAAAGGTATTTATGCTAATTTTACTGACGAACAGATTTCTGATAAGATTTCAGAATTACTAGGTGGAGAAGACATAAAAGCTGATGTAAAAATTATTTTTCAACCTGTTGAAAACCTGCACAAAGCCTGCCCGAAAAACTTAGGGGATTGGTACTTTACAGGAGATTATCCTACACCTGGTGGCAATAGAGTTGTAAATAGAGCATTTATTAATTTTTACGAGGGTAACAATAGACGTGCGTACTAAAATATACGTTTAAAAGAGTCATTAATCCGATAAAACAAGTAGTTTACCGGATTAAAATGTCTTTCGTCCGATAATTGATTTGTTTTAACAAATTAAATATACATTGGTCTCACCATAACATAAGTAGGTTAAGTTCATGGTAGATTTGGGGCAAAAAAAGGTGAACTTCGTTCACCTTTTTTTATGCCCTTTTTTCATAAAGTATTACTTTAAGTATTGTAACTCAACTTAGAGCGGGTTTTTACACTTACGACCTATTAAACAGTACACTTTCCACGCTTAGACTAATATATAGGTCGTTTATCCAAAAAATGCAATACTTACATTATAGTCCACTTATATTTGACTCACCATAACATAAGTAGGTTAAGTTTATGGTAGATTTGGGGCAAAAAGGATGAACGACTGTTCATCCTTTTTCATTTTCTGTTATTACCTAAATAGCTTCTTTTCTATTACACCTTATAGAAACAAAAAAACAGACTAACCCTAGCTTATCTTCTTTTAATTCTTCAAGAATAAACTTGAAATCAAATTCAGAATCCAATTTAAGAACAAAACAAGCGGCTGGATGATTTAATTCAGTTCAACAACAAAACCTTATATATTAATTCTTTTTGGACCATGGGTTAACCTAACTTGGTCTTTAACCAGTTGTTTTTTTAATCGGGAATTGTAAATAATTTTACCTAGAGCATACAAGGTAAAAAGGCATAGTATGATTAAAAGAGTAAGGGAAATAAATGCAACTAGAATTTCTTTGTTCTCAATTTTCTGTTCTTCTATTGAAATAAGACTTTGCTCTTCAGGATTGTAAAAGCCATGAATAGTAATTGGACATTCAAGACTTTCTTTTACGGAATTAAATGTGGCATTGGAAGGATGAAAAGTTTCAGATTTTAATTCTAAAATTTTTGTCGTAGGCTGAATGTTTTCAATCAATTTTTCCTCACTTTCGGCTTGCCTAATTTGCTTGTCATAATTCGTTATATGGTTCTTAAATTGAGAGTCAATGGTTTTGTTCAAGATAGAATCTGGTATACTTTCAGAATTGAACTTTTTAAATAGTGGATTACCCTTAATGTTATTTTTGAATGTTTCTTTATCAGGTTTAGTTATAGCTTTAGCTGGTAGAAAATACAAATGATTAAAACTAGATGAAGGGTCATTATAAATTCGATCGCGTTCAGATTTTGAAATGAGGGAATTTTCACCTCTATAATCAGACATTATTTTAAACCGATGCACCCATGCATTTTCAATGGTAATATAACAGGGTTTGGAAATTGTGTTTAGTTCTTCAGCAGAATTAAAAGTAATGGCATCACTTTCATTTTGAAATAATTGTAACACATTAAACCCTTTGTCTAAATCGCTATTCATAAATGAAAGCAACACCATAAATGGAGTGAGGAAAAGGGCTAAAAAACTAAAAAAATTAAGTGGATTAGCTTTATCTAGTCCATGTTCTAATTCGTAATTCAAAGACAGCGTATCATTCAGAGAAACGACATATTGCGTAGCACTATCATTAGCAGCAACAGCACCATCCCGTAGAATGTATTCGTAATTAACTTTTTCCTTTTGTGATTTTAAATAGTTTCGCCAATGCCATGGAATTTTAACGTTTGTTCCATTTATTTTGTCAAACCGACTTGTGGCTTTCCCATGATGAATAACGACGCGCTCATAAAATCCATTAGATTTTTGAACTTCAGAATTCACCTTGTGTTTCTTAAAGCCCTTAAAAAACCAATAGATGCCATACAAACACATTATTAAAATGCCGAAACAGACATTAATAAGTACATTATAACCATCGAAACTGCTATAAACTGCTAAAGCCAAAAATGCAACTATGATCGTCAAAGCAATAAACAACCACATCAGTACTTTTTTAGTGTGCCTAATTTGCCTGGTGACAAACGCTAGTTCTTTAGAATTTAGGTTTCGTTCTTGAAACATTTTTTACTTGGAGTACTTTGGCTTCAAAAGTCGGGAAATTAAAGGATATAATAGTTTGGATTGGGACTAAAAATGCAGACCACTTTGAGTAAATCTGCTTTTTCTTTCAATGGATACATGGTTAAACCTTATAGACCTGCAAGGGTCTTAAAACCTCATAGGTCTTTTACTATTAGGTATTAAAATTCCATTTCACTTTTTCCCATACTTCTCTTATATATGGTGTAATAGCAAAGACATTATCTCGTTCAGATTGAAGCTGGCACCAATATACAATTGTTGAATAGTGAAGAAAGTATTCCTTTTCTAATATTATTTTACACGTTTTCCAATTGTCTTGATGGTCTTCATCAAATTCAGCAGCTACATCATCTAATGAAGAGACAATTAATCCCATTAAAGTAAATTTATCATCATCATTATCTAATTCGTTTTGATAAACTGAAATAAAATCACTAATTCTTCCTGAATCAGAAATTTCTAATTCCCAATCTTGCATGTTTCTATCCCAATAAAGTCCAAACCTCCTTGAGAGCTTTTCTTCTGAAACACCAGAAGGATATCGCATATGTTGTTCAAAATCCATTACTTAAGTTTTATATTAGTATAAAAATTGTTTCTAATTTCATAAACTATTTTATTAATACTATCTAAGTCCGGTTTTTCCATTAATTGGGAATTATTATAAATAGAATTAAGTTGTTCTTTCATAGTCTCTGCTCTAGAAACCAAATCGTCATATTCGAATTCAGCATTTTTTATAGACAATAAATAATCTCTATCCTTTCGTCTTACATTAATTGCATTGTTTAGTCCAATTTCTTTTGCCATATGTAACAACCTAAAGGTATGCATCATGTTTTTTGCATCGTAATTTTTGCTGTGCGAAATATTACTTTTATAGCGTGCATCATTTCTTTTATCTACCCAATCCCAATATTCTTTATACTTTTTGCAATAAGTGGAATAACCATCTATATTAAAATAAAGTAGCGCGATAGGTTTTTCTGATTTAGGTACCGAACTTAAACAAACTTCATTGGCATTTGTTCTTGCAATCCCGTTATAGTTTAAATTTTCATCATAAAATAAGTTATAACAATCCTTCATGTGAGACAATTTAACCAATCCGCAATGTTTTGGGCTTAGACAATTACTAGATATGTAATCCTTAAATAGAATCGATTGTTTTTCATCTCTAACATAGCAAAAATCTTCAATAGATTTTCTCTTCTTTTCCACAGGATTTACAATTTTCTTATTTAAACCTCTAGCTTTTTTGATCTGTGTAAATGCGTAATTAGCAAATGTGTTTTTACAA encodes:
- a CDS encoding PfkB family carbohydrate kinase, whose protein sequence is MSKLVIVGTVAFDAIETPFGKTDKILGGAATYIGLSASNFNVDSAAVSVVGGDFPQEYLDLLKNRNVDIEGIEIVKDGKTFFWSGKYHNDMNSRDTLVTELNVLEHFNPVVPENYKDADVVMLGNLHPAVQQGVLNQMTKKPKLAILDTMNFWMDIALDDLLSVIKNVDVITINDEEARQLSGEYSLVVAARKIHEMGPKYVVIKKGEHGALLFHNGNVFYAPALPLEEVFDPTGAGDTFAGGFAGYLAKTGDFSFENMKTAVIYGSTLASFCVEKFGTERMQNLTDKEIYKRLDQFKSLTQFDIELT
- a CDS encoding amidophosphoribosyltransferase; this translates as MSDALKHECGIALIRLLKPLEYYKEKYGSAFYGVNKMYLMMEKQHNRGQDGAGFASIKLDVKPGERYISRVRSIAQQPIQDIFAQINERINDELTKNPEYQDDVDLQKKNIPYIGEVLLGHVRYGTFGKNSVESVHPFLRQNNWMHRNLIVAGNFNMTNVNELFDNLIEIGQHPKEKADTITVMEKIGHFLDDAVSKIYKDLKKEGYNKSECSPLIAERLKVGKILKHAAKNWDGGYAMAGLLGHGDSFVLRDPSGIRPAYYYKDDEIVVVASERPVIQTVFNVPFDDVKELEPGHAIITKKSGETKIKKILEPLERKACSFERVYFSRGSDAEIYQERKMLGRLLMPKVLEAINNDTKNSVFSYIPNTAETSFYGMIETVEDHLNEKKTESILKGGGKLSAETVTEILSERPRIEKIAIKDVKLRTFITEDSSRDDLVAHVYDVTYGVIKPTDNLVIIDDSIVRGTTLKKSIIKMMDRLNPKKIVVVSSAPQIRYIDCYGIDMANLETLIAFKAALALLKENNQYHIVEEIYNKCIAQVEKKDKNIVNYVKGIYANFTDEQISDKISELLGGEDIKADVKIIFQPVENLHKACPKNLGDWYFTGDYPTPGGNRVVNRAFINFYEGNNRRAY
- a CDS encoding nucleotidyltransferase domain-containing protein; the protein is MTIEELKKSGSIIFESISGSRAYGLDTATSDTDIRGVFILPIEQYYSLNYIAQVNNETNDIAYYELSKFVELLSKNNPNIMELLNVPKECIFYKHPIFDTIKKEDFLSKLCKNTFANYAFTQIKKARGLNKKIVNPVEKKRKSIEDFCYVRDEKQSILFKDYISSNCLSPKHCGLVKLSHMKDCYNLFYDENLNYNGIARTNANEVCLSSVPKSEKPIALLYFNIDGYSTYCKKYKEYWDWVDKRNDARYKSNISHSKNYDAKNMMHTFRLLHMAKEIGLNNAINVRRKDRDYLLSIKNAEFEYDDLVSRAETMKEQLNSIYNNSQLMEKPDLDSINKIVYEIRNNFYTNIKLK